CCATGCCAGGGCCGTGGACATGATGCGCCTCAAGCGGACAGCGGCGCTTCCGCCTGCGCGACGCGCGGCGCAAGTTCTTGATACCGCTTTGCGCGATGGAACACAAGCCGGAATTGTACGAGATGATCCGACCGGAAGATGACGGGGAGATGAAATGGAAGTGCCGTTTGAAGTGAGGGAGCTGGCGCGGGACGACGCCGCGCTGACGCGGCGGGCCCTGCGGCTGCAGCTGGACGCGCACCGGCTGGAGGTGGAGTGGCTGAATTATCCGAAGCTGCCGGTGATGTGGCCTGATCTTGCGGCGTTGCGTTCTTGTCGGGACCGGATACTGGCCGCCTTCGAAAGGGATGAGCTGCGCGGCCTGCTGGTGACCTCCCGCCGTTCCGACGGCGGCATGCACATCGAACGCACGGTGGTGGATCCGGCGCATCTGCAGCAGGGCTGGGGCTACCGCTTGCTGAACCGCGCGCTGCAGGGCGAGGACAGCGTCAGCGTGGACACCGCCGAGGTCAACCGGGCGGCGATCGCGCTGTACCACAAGGCCGGCTTCGTGCTGGAGCAGCGCTGGAACACCACCGACGGCCTGGCCTTGTGGCGGCTGGTTTATCGTCCGGCCGCGCCGCCGGCTTTGACCCTTGGCGCCGACGGCTGGGTGCAGGGCGCGCGGCAGCTGCCGTCGCCCAACTGCGACGAGCGCAGCCCAGGCTGCGCGCCGGAGCTGCTGGTGATCCATAACATCAGCCTGCCGCCTTACCGTTACGGCGGCGCGGGCGTAGAGCAGCTGTTTTCCAACCAGCTGGACCCCGATGAGCACCCCTATTACAAGGGGATACAGCAATTGCGGGTGTCGTCGCACTTCTTCATCCGCCGCGATGGCCAGTTGCTGCAGTTCGTGCCGGTGGGCAAACGCGCCTGGCACGCCGGGGTGTCCAACTGGCGGGGGCGCGAGAAGTGCAATGATTTTTCCATCGGCGTGGAGATGGAGGGCTGCGACTTCGAGCCGTTTAGCGAGGCGCAGTACCGGACGCTGGCGGCATTGTCGCGCGAACTGCGCCGCGCGCTGCCCTTGTCCGCGATCGCCGGCCACGAGCACATCGCGCCGGGGCGCAAGACCGATCCCGGTCCCTGGTTCGACTGGCGGCGCGCCCAGGCCGACAGCGGCCTGGGCTTCTGAGCGGCTATTTCAGCTTCAGGTAGGGGCGGGGATGATCGCCGAAGGACAGTTCTTCGCCCGGCAGCGCGAACAGCGCGTAGCTGAAGCCCAGGTAGAACGCCGCCTCGTCGCTGAGCCGCGAGATCGCGTCCAGATTGCCCAGCAGTTCGCGGAACGGCAGGTCGACCCGGGTTTCGCCGCCGGCGACGAAACCGACGCTGCGGTCGAACACCACGTGCTGCGGCCGGAAATCGCCGCAGACGGCGACATCCGAGAAATCGTACTGCGCCAGCAGGGCGGGGCGCCTGCGCGCCACCTTGCCGGCCACCACCCCGGCCAGCAGGATCTCGTCCCGCGGCAGGCCCTGCAGGCATTGCAAGCGGATTACCCGGTCCAGCGGGACGAGATAAGTCTTGGCGGTGTTGACCAGCCGTATCGTGATCGCGTCGGCGTCGATGTCTTCGATGGTGAGGGCGCTCACAATACACCCAGGATCAGCGAAGCCTTGGCTTCCAGTTCGCTCTGCTCCAACTGCGGGCTGGAGCGCGCGCTCAGCGTGCTGCCCACCCGGGTGGTCGCCATGCCGTCCGCCAGCAGCGCGGTGCGGATCATGGTGCCCAGCTCCACCTCGTTGGCGCACAGGTAGCCGAAGGCTCCGGCGTACCAGCGGCGGCTTTCGTGTTCGGCGAGCAGCCGTGCGGCGGCGTCGACGGGCGTGCCGACGACAGTGGCGGGCCACAAGTGGTCGCAGATCGCGTCGGCCAGGGTCTTTCCGGGCTTCAGCCTCGCGCTGACGCTGGCCGAGGTGTGGAACACGTTGGCGAAGCGCTCTACCTCCCGTTCGATGTCGACGCGGATGTCCTCGCAGCTGGCCTCCTTGGCCTGCATGTCGGCGCGCACGCATTCCTCCAGTTCGAATCTGTCCTTGTCGGACGCCAGCAATGTTGCCACCTGCGCTTCGTCTTCCGCCTCGCCGCGGCCGCGCGCGATGGTGCCGCAGATCGGACTGGTGGCAAGCCGGCCGCCGCGCAGGCGCAGGAACATCGCCGGCGAGGAGCCGGCCAGCTGGAAGTCGCCGCCGTCGAAGTACAGGTTGTAGGGGGCGGGATTGCGCGCCAGCAGATCCTGGTGGATCCGGTAGGCGTCGCGCGCGCAGGGGCGTTGGATCGCGAAGCTGGGGTTGACCGAACGCAGCGCGCCGTCCGCGATGCGCCGGGAGGCGATGGCGTACATCCGCTCGTAGGGCAGGCCGCGGCCGGCGGCGAAGTCGTCGGCGCCCAGCATCGGACCCAGCGCCAGCGGCCAGCTTTCGCCGCCCGCGTCGGCCGGGTCCAGCAGGCAGTCTACGGCTTCGCCATCGACGATCAGCCGCTCGGGCACATGGAATACGCCCAGCAGGCCGGCGTTGAGTCCCAGCTTGGCGTGGAGCAGTTCATAGCAGAAGAAGCCGTACAGGCCG
This genomic window from Chromobacterium violaceum ATCC 12472 contains:
- the ampD gene encoding 1,6-anhydro-N-acetylmuramyl-L-alanine amidase AmpD, translated to MTLGADGWVQGARQLPSPNCDERSPGCAPELLVIHNISLPPYRYGGAGVEQLFSNQLDPDEHPYYKGIQQLRVSSHFFIRRDGQLLQFVPVGKRAWHAGVSNWRGREKCNDFSIGVEMEGCDFEPFSEAQYRTLAALSRELRRALPLSAIAGHEHIAPGRKTDPGPWFDWRRAQADSGLGF
- a CDS encoding chorismate-binding protein: MNKIRLHSVPAPADGRQTPLFALRCNYDYSGKYALHERAVERAALSALFFADRIALLPRSRNGVRIAETLAPLLGLSPDPAAPGAFRLPLDPDAPLAERLQQLLDLPARFDADPRFGLYGFFCYELLHAKLGLNAGLLGVFHVPERLIVDGEAVDCLLDPADAGGESWPLALGPMLGADDFAAGRGLPYERMYAIASRRIADGALRSVNPSFAIQRPCARDAYRIHQDLLARNPAPYNLYFDGGDFQLAGSSPAMFLRLRGGRLATSPICGTIARGRGEAEDEAQVATLLASDKDRFELEECVRADMQAKEASCEDIRVDIEREVERFANVFHTSASVSARLKPGKTLADAICDHLWPATVVGTPVDAAARLLAEHESRRWYAGAFGYLCANEVELGTMIRTALLADGMATTRVGSTLSARSSPQLEQSELEAKASLILGVL